One segment of Cardiocondyla obscurior isolate alpha-2009 linkage group LG15, Cobs3.1, whole genome shotgun sequence DNA contains the following:
- the LOC139108649 gene encoding odorant receptor 22c-like gives MEHLEEHYYKLNRFLLSVSGLSPYQSRWSAYLIRIVFTVLMVSSLFVQISYMITSDVTIDFIVDAFPSFLIIMGNLSNLYTRIIHVDKFKELFERMSKDWALQKTQDEIKIMHDYAETSRLSTLYSLIAIYINIVGYNVWLFIPEILDIVSPMNESRPRKRPFNVEFFIDEDRYFYLIRSHICLVIFTMPIIYVTCSTLFLTLTQHVCGMCKLLGYRAERLFCVVKDKMTRDIIQESQVNYKSIAVFVQQHYNIIQFVDIIETCHTLPFLLDFLGLIILMSLTLIQVLTISGIERAIRSIGVFIASLSYVFLFCYMGQRITDMNSSIFDKIFNSIWYNAAISEQKSLLIIIMRRYHPLVLTACRFYVMSLQNYGMVIIQINCIR, from the exons ATGGAACATCTCGAAGAACATTATTACAAACTGAACCGATTTCTTCTATCGGTTAGCGGACTAAGTCCTTATCAAAGCAGATGGAGTGCATACTTGATAAGAATTGTTTTTACGGTTCTCATGGTATCGTCTCTTTTTGTTCAG aTTTCGTACATGATTACATCTGACGTAACTATAGATTTTATAGTGGATGCGTTCCCGtcatttctaattataatgGGTAACTTGAGCAACTTGTACACGCGTATTATACATGTTGACAAA tttaaagaattattcgAACGCATGTCGAAAGACTGGGCATTGCAAAAGACACAAGATGAAATCAAGATCATGCATGATTATGCCGAAACGTCAAGATTATCGACTCTGTATTCCCTGA ttgcaatttatataaatatagtgGGGTACAACGTATGGCTGTTCATACCGGAAATTCTCGATATAGTGTCACCCATGAATGAATCTCGCCCACGAAAGCGACCCTTCAATGTCGAATTTTTTATCGACGAAGATCGATACTTTTACCTCATTCGGTCACACATATGTCTTGTGATTTTCACCATGCCTATAATTTATGTCACCTGTTCCACTCTATTTCTGACTCTCACGCAACACGTTTGCGGAATGTGCAAGTTGCTGGG GTATCGCGCGGAACGCTTATTTTGTGTTGTCAAAGACAAGATGACACGTGATATCATTCAAGAGTCAcaagtaaattacaaaagcATAGCCGTTTTTGTACAGCAGCATTACAACATTATACa ATTCGTTGATATAATCGAAACTTGTCACACATTACCATTTCTACTGGATTTCCTaggattaataattttgatgaGTCTTACATTAATCCAg GTATTAACTATTTCCGGTATCGAACGAGCAATTAGGTCTATTGGTGTCTTCATTGCATCACTGAGTTAtgtatttctattttgttaCATGGGACAAAGAATCACGGATATGAACTCGAGCATATTTGACAAAAT ATTTAACTCAATATGGTACAACGCGGCCATTTCCGAGCAGAagtcattattaataataataatgcgacGCTATCATCCGCTCGTCTTAACCGCCTGTAGATTTTACGTGATGTCTTTGCAAAATTACGGAATGGTAATAATccaaataaattgtattcgGTGA